One window from the genome of Anopheles merus strain MAF chromosome 3R, AmerM5.1, whole genome shotgun sequence encodes:
- the LOC121597265 gene encoding tRNA-specific adenosine deaminase 1 translates to MDIHLANRIARECLAQFAKLPKTGKPNESFEWTILSAIVLVTPVTAAPSDIRVVALGTGTKCLPGNELSPRGDRVHDSHAEVLARRAFVRYLYEQIEQALLVEEGQPKESIFERQTVDGGGCGKFVLKNGHSFHFFTTHSPCGDASIYEREEDAMLPAKRPRRTDEETDDRADEETAFGCCIGEDRTAVGMTGGKLLEPEAHGDLMAQTIGAVRTKPGRGVRTASVSCSDKLARWNVLGVQGGLLMMLLGRPIYLDGVVVCDGTDHSVEALERAIWGRFERWKEPAVREPFERHYRPVVIAADGGELFAYRKNRSHPTKEAGGKFQPSPCGIVWCDVKERPHEVEVAGRRHGVTKRKLATPAARLQISKIELFNRFARTYRRAQREALHNLTVPAPGEGATQPNTAAADDVGKLSYADAKARSVAYASQWASVRATMFGRWPVKPTSLGGFLSDAS, encoded by the exons ATGGATATCCACTTAGCGAATCGTATCGCACGCGAATGTTTGGCACAGTTTGCAAAGCTTCCGAAAACGGGCAAACCAAACGAATCGTTCGAGTGGACCATCCTGTCGGCGATCGTGCTCGTCACCCCGGTCACGGCTGCGCCCAGCGACATCCGCGTGGTTGCGCTCGGTACCGGCACCAAGTGTTTGCCCGGCAACGAGCTTAGCCCCCGGGGCGATCGTGTGCACGATAGCCACGCGGAAGTGCTAGCCCGCCGGGCCTTCGTTCGCTACCTGTACGAACAGATCGAGCAAGCGTTGCTGGTGGAGGAAGGCCAGCCGAAGGAAAGCATATTTGAGCGGCAAACGGTAGACGGCGGAGGTTGTGGCAAATTTGTGTTGAAGAACGGCCATTCGTTTCACTTCTTCACCACGCACAGCCCGTGCGGCGATGCGAGCATATACGAGCGGGAGGAGGATGCAATGCTACCCGCGAAACGGCCACGACGAACCGACGAAGAAACCGACGACCGGGCCGATGAAGAAACGGCCTTTGGATGTTGCATCGGGGAGGACCGTACGGCGGTGGGAATGACGGGCGGCAAGCTGCTCGAGCCGGAAGCGCACGGTGACTTGATGGCGCAAACGATCGGTGCGGTCCGCACGAAACCGGGCCGGGGCGTGCGGACGGCTTCCGTTTCCTGCAGCGATAAGCTGGCCCGCTGGAACGTGCTCGGTGTGCAGGGCGGCCTGCTAATGATGCTGCTCGGCCGGCCCATCTATCTGGacggggtggtggtgtgcgACGGGACGGACCACTCGGTGGAGGCGCTCGAGCGAGCGATCTGGGGCCGGTTCGAACGGTGGAAGGAACCGGCGGTGCGGGAACCGTTCGAACGACACTACCGTCCGGTGGTCATTGCGGCCGATGGGGGTGAGCTGTTTGCGTACCGGAAAAATCGATCCCACCCCACGAAGGAGGCAGGCGGAAAGTTTCAACCGTCACCGTGTGGAATCGTTTGGTGCGACGTGAAGGAAAG ACCACACGAGGTGGAGGTGGCCGGCCGGCGACACGGCGTGACGAAGCGCAAACTTGCCACACCGGCAGCTCGTTTGCAGATTTCTAAAATCGAATTATTTAACCGCTTCGCACGAACGTACCGGCGGGCACAGCGGGAAGCTTTGCATAATTTAACCGTCCCAGCGCCGGGAGAGGGCGCAACGCAGCCGAACACTGCAGCGGCCGACGACGTTGGTAAACTTTCTTACGCGGACGCAAAGGCACGGTCGGTGGCGTATGCGTCCCAGTGGGCCAGCGTGCGAGCGACCATGTTCGGCCGGTGGCCGGTAAAGCCGACCAGTTTGGGAGGGTTCCTCAGCGATGCGAGCTAG
- the LOC121597267 gene encoding glyoxal reductase-like: MRKLLIFGTISNPFSVITRFFNRSVEVKTMNKTFKLNTGFDIPLAGFGTYQIHGQELIYQVLDYALEAGYRHIDTAVVYRNEEYIGSALKTLLPKYNLKREDIFITSKLISQSGKDEAFVEQMVRKSLANLQTDYLDLYLIHWPGVSGMQVTHPDNVKYRAASWNALSKLQREGCLRSIGVSNYTVKHLKEMLADCKGIVPAVNQVEWHPYYYQPELLEFCRQHGIFLQAYSSLGSSNTAELREDETVQSVAKSLQKTPVQVLLRWAIEQEVGILPKARSRDHIQENVGLEFDIPAEQMKQLNGLRDSVGHKFAWNPETVV, from the exons ATGCGAAAGTTACTCATTTTCGGTACGATTTCCAACCCCTTCAGTGTTATTACGCGCTTTTTCAACCGCTCCGTTGAAGTTAAAACCATGAACAAAACGTTCAAGCTAAATACGGGCTTCGACATTCCACTGGCTGGCT TTGGCACCTACCAAATCCATGGCCAGGAGCTAATTTACCAGGTGCTGGATTATGCTCTAGAAGCCGGCTATCGACACATCG atACGGCGGTCGTGTATCGCAATGAGGAGTACATTGGCTCGGCGCTGAAAACGCTGCTACCGAAGTACAATCTGAAGCGTGAAGACATATTCATTACCTCCAAGTTGA TATCTCAGTCAGGAAAGGATGAAGCATTTGTCGAGCAAATGGTGCGCAAGTCGCTCGCCAACCTGCAGACCGACTATCTCGACCTGTACCTCATCCACTGGCCCGGTGTGAGTG GTATGCAAGTCACCCATCCGGACAATGTAAAGTACCGGGCGGCAAGCTGGAATGCGCTGAGCAAGCTGCAGCGCGAAGGTTGCCTCCGCTCGATCGGCGTTTCGAACTACACGGTGAAACACTTGAAAGAGATGCTGGCGGATTGTAAAGGGATCGTGCCGGCAGTGAATCAG GTTGAGTGGCATCCGTACTACTACCAACCGGAGCTGCTTGAGTTCTGCCGCCAGCACGGGATCTTTCTGCAGGCCTACTCGTCCCTTGGCTCATCCAACACGGCCGAGCTGCGCGAGGACGAAACGGTCCAATCGGTGGCGAAAAGCTTGCAGAAAACGCCCGTCCAAGTGCTGCTTCGCTGGGCGATCGAGCAGGAGGTTGGCATACTGCCGAAGGCACGATCGCGCGACCACATCCAGGAGAACGTTGGGCTGGAGTTTGACATTCCGGCCGAGCAGATGAAGCAGCTGAACGGGCTGAGGGATAGCGTTGGGCACAAGTTTGCCTGGAATCCGGAAACGGTTGTCTAG